Part of the Candidatus Brocadia sinica JPN1 genome, CAATAATAATGGGAAGGCGTTTTTCCATTTGTCTTTTTAATGCACTCAGATCATCGGCAACGGATGAAACATTTGCAAAAAAACTTCCGAATAGCATAATGATGAGAAGAGAGACATAAATTTTTAATTTCATTTTTTTCTCCTTTATTTGAAAATTTTAACTTTCGATAGATAACTATTGAGCAGGTTCAGATACTTCTTCGGTTTTTTCACCACCAACTTTTTGTGCGGCTTCGTCTAAATTGCCAAAGAAGTTTTCAAGCTCCCGATCGATTCTAATATTCACGTCGATGGTGATTTGCATTGGCTTTACGTCTACTTCCACTTTGTGTTCAGTTTTACATCCTTGTAAAAAAATAAAAAATACTGCGCAAGAAACTACGAAGACTCTTTTCATTCCCCCTTCTCCTTACGATTATTTTTCAATTATTCGGTACAATAAAAGCATACTTCTCTGTCATTATTATTCCTCCTTATTGGTATCAGTATTTCACAATTACTCAGATTGCAACAATTCACTCATTCCGGCACCGTAATACAACATTTTATCGAGGGGCAGTTTAAAATTGATATCAAACCGTATTCCCTGAAAATGTGCCCTTGGCTCTTCTATTTTTACGAGTCCCTTTGCTTTACTAAAACCAAATGGTAATAAATCGGCAGGCCTTCCGTCCATCTGCATACGGATCATAAGGTCATCACCCTGGCTCAGTAATGAAAGCTTTGCCCAGTCATATGTAAAATTTTTCAGGGCTTCCCGGGCAATTTGCATTTGAATACTCTGCTGAACACCCGATGCTCCTGATACGAGTGTATCAGTACGAAAACTAATGGTACCTTTTTCTCCGGGTGTAGAATAAAGGAAACCATCATGGACTTTTATTTTCGCATCTTTATAACTTATTGGGATCCTTCCATTTACTGAACCTTCACCATCAGCGCTCGCTGCCTTAAACTGTTTTAAGATTGTTGCAAGTTTAAGGCGATCGCAGTAACAAATAATATCGAATTCTCTTCTACCGGATTTTATCCGTAAACCATGCGTATATACATGTCCTCCGCACCAGGAAAAGCTACTCTTTTTAAGAAAAAAAGACGAAAAAGATTCTATCTGGAATTCAACCTCTCCTTCATTCATTTCTATATCGCCCCAGGCAAAGCGCTTAAATTTTAACATTTGATCAGGGGCACTGCAAAATTTGTATAAATCCTGCATATCCAGGTCAAAATCAATGCCTTCAAGTGCAATTTTTTTTTCAGGAACTTCTATCTTTGAATTACGCATTGTTATGAGTGCACTACTTGTTATCGTACTACCAATGAATTTGCAATTACCGTTCATATCCAGATTGCCTTCAAAAAACATTCCTGTCAATTGGGGTGAAAACTTTCCAAGGTTTATTTTTATAGCCTTTTCTGGTTCGGAGGTTTTAAAATCAACTTTCGAAACAAAATTACCTTCGTTGCTCATTCCCGCACTTCCCAGGAAATAAACGCGAAAGTCAGGGAATAAGTCCTTGTGTTGGCCTGCAAAGAAGATATTTAGCCTGTCCTGATAAGGTGTCGCAAAAATTCTCCCAACATCCATGTCCGCATATTTTATTTCATCTATGTTAAGATATCTTTCTGGCTTATTTGTGGATGTAATTTTATCCGTTTCCATCGATGGATATGGCCATTGGAGAGGGATTTTGGCGTGTATTTCCCTTACAGAGAGGCTTCCGGTATGATATTCTGTATCTGTTACTTTTGCAAAGGCTTTTATCGTGGAAAACTGCCCATTATCAATGGACGAATTGCCGAATATCCAAAAATTTGGAATATTGATACGCATATAATCTGAATCATATTTTATATGAGACACTTTCATTGAAAATCGTGTAGTACCATTCGAACCTTTTCCTTTTCCACAGACGGAAAAAATCTTCGGATGCAAATGAATCTTTTCTGTCTGTCCGTGAAATTGTAGCGGCGTATCTGAACCGGTGGAATTCAAAGAGAAATGCCACTGAGATCCTCTTTTTTTACCTTTAAACGTAAAGGGTAAAGATTCGGAATCGGCAACTTTTAACCAGAAACGAGAATTGCTGCTTGTTAATTCTTTATTAATGTTTACATAAATCTTTCCCTGCATATCCATTTGCTCCGGAGAGATGTGTAGATTGCAATCAGTATTTTGTCTCATAGATAGTTCTATGGGAAAGGGCGACATAATACAAAAACGGGAGAATTTCATATGAATATCGTCCTGTTTTTTTGTAACTTCTATCGTTAATGGAACATTGCCAAGGGAATTCTGTATTTGCAATTCCTTATATTCAATATTCATATTAGTAAAGTTAAGCTGTATTCCAAAGTCATTTGTTTTAAAATTATATCTTGCGTCCATAGCTATCTGGGATGCGATTTTAACTCCTGGTAGTGGGTTTATTAGGTTTGGATATAGCCATAATTGCGCTTCATAACCTGAATTTGTTTCATTTCCCTGTGTGGCAAAAGGCTTTGCTTTAATGCTCAATGGGATTCGAAAATTCTCATCTCCTGATTTTAAAAGAATGGTAGCATTCCGTAATGCAAATTCTCCAAAACTTATGGGCATTGTTTGTTGTTGCGAATTGGCCGGTTTTTCTCGCTTTGTATCCGAAGGACTTTGGAAAAGTTTATTGAAATCCATTCCAGCAATACTAAAAGTTCCGTCTTTATATTCAGACCTGATTTCAACGCCGCTGATAATGATCTTGTTTACGTGTTTTTGAAATAAACCAAATAAAGAATAGTCGAAGCGGACAGAGTCAAATGACAGAGAAGGGCTTTCACGTTCTCCCCATTGCAGAGAGGACAGGTCGAGTCCGGTCAGACTGAACTTGCGCACATTGCAGGTGAAGTTGCTAAGTCCGAAGCTTTTGGCAAGGCTGGGAAGCAGTTTTTTCTCGAGAAAAAACGGAATAAACAAATATATGCCACATAACAGGGAGAAAATAATGAATACAATGACAATAGAGCGAAATGCTATTTTTCTATTCAGATCCATAGTAACGGTTCTTTTATTCGAGATTTATCATATTCACTTGGTAAATACTATAAATGCATATAAGCACAAATACAAGCATACAATGATAAAATTTCCTTGATAGCACTGTAAGCACTGATAGAATGAAGAGATGAAATAACAAAAATATGTTCAAGATCGATCTCATATTTTCATGAGGCAAAAGGAGGGGGACTATGGAACTGGTTTATTTTATTATCAGTGTGGTAACGCTGATTGTTGTTGCCTTCCTATTCTACGGGAAAGATCTTTTCAAGCGCAAAAAGAATAATAAAAAAGGGCAGGGACAATGAAAAAAATCCGGTTTTTTTTATGGCTTTCACCCCGAACGGTTATATTCATTATCATGATACTTTACCTCTTTTATTCCGGAGGAATGCCTTTGGCATTTGCACAGAAAAAAAAGATTCCTGCCCCTGAACTAGCGGGTGGTACTGCCTGGCTCAATGTTTCAAAACCCCTGGCCCTGGCTGATTTAAAGGGGAAGGTCGTACTCCTGGACTTCTGGACATATTGCTGTATCAATTGCATGCACATCATTCCCGACCTTAAAAAGCTGGAGGAAAAATATCCAAAAGAATTAGTGATTATAGGGGTACATTCCGCAAAATTTGAGAATGAGCGGGATGCAGAAAATATCCGTCAGGCTATTCTTCGGTACGAAATTGAACATCCGGTAGTTAATGACAGCAATTTTGCCATCTGGGATGCCTACGGTGCCAGGGCATGGCCCACACTCGTACTGATCGATCCAGAGGGGCATGTGGTGGGAACAGATACAGGCGAGGGACATTATGAGACCTTGGATAAACTCATTGGCCAATTGATCTCCGAATATCGTTCTAAAAATCTCATCAATGAAACCGCCATACCACTTTCTTTAGAAAAATACAAACTAGGAGAGGGCATTCTCTCTTTTCCCGGCAAAGTGCTGGCGGATGAGGCATCAAATCGGTTGTTTATTGCAGATTCAAATCACAATCGGATCATTATTGCAGATTTGGGAGGCGCCGTTTTAGATATTGCTGGCAATGGTAAAATTGGCAAGAGCGATGGTGTATTTACGGAAGCAAGCTTTCATCATCCACAAGGGATGGCCATTCACGGGGATCACTTGTATGTGGCAGATACCGAGAATCATCTCATTCGTAAATTGGATTTAAAGGCAAAGACGGTCAAAACAATTGCTGGTACGGGTAAACAGGCGGACTTTATGGATACTGGTGGAATGGGCATGTTTTCCCCTCTTAATTCGCCCTGGGATCTGGTCTTTTTAGACGGGCAACTCTATATAGCCATGGCTGGGGCACATCAAATCTGGGTGATGGATTTAGAAACCGCAGTTTTCCAACCCTTTGCTGGTAGTGGCAGGGAGGGGCGTATTGATGGCCCGTTAGATAAGGCCGCCCTGGCTCAGCCCAGCGGGATTACGGTTTCCGGCAGAAGGCTCTATTTTGCAGATAGTGAGGTAAGTTCGATTCGTTACGTTGACCTTGAAAAGAAAGAAGTAAAGACGGTGGTAGGAAAAGATCTCTTTGTTTTTGGAGATGTGGATGGTCAGGGAGACGAAGTACGTTTACAACATCCGCTTGGTGTATTGAACCACAACGGCCTTATCTATATAGCGGATACCTATAATCATAAGATTAAGCTTTTAAATCCTCTGGACAGGACGTGCCGGACATTCTCAGGTAATGGAAAAGCCGGACATGTAGATGGTAAAGATCCCCAATTCTATGAACCCGGAGGACTCAATATTGCCAATAATAAACTGTATGTTGCCGATACCAATAACCATGCCATCCGCGTGGTTGACATGAAAACGAAGGAGGCGAGTACCTTGCAGATCAAAGGACTCAAAACAGAGGTCTCACAAAAAGTATCGGAGAGTGCACTACCTCCTTTTGCAAAGTCGCTGGATTTACCTTTGAAAACCTTGAAAACAGATACAGAGATACAATTAACAGTAAACATAAACCTTCCCAAGGGATACCATTTGAACCCCAATGCCCCATTGTCATATATGGTCGAAGCTGGTAAAGGTATTCAGATTGAGCAGGGCAATCGGGAAGTGAGACTCGAAAAGCCTGCATTACCTATAAAAATTTCCTTCAAGACAGGTTCTGAGGTATTGAGTACAGATTTAAAGGTCTCCGTGAGTTTTTATTATTGCAGGGAGGATAATCAGGGGGCGTGCTTCATTGATGCGGTAGTCTGGCATCAACCGATTAAAATTGACAAGGACACGGGAGATACTGCGGTGGCGTTGGACTATGATGTAAAATTGCCGTAAAATATTTGAAGGAATGTCTATTGAAAAATTTTAGAAGCATATCCACATTTTACAAAAGAGGATATTCTTACGGCTATTTTCTTATTCTGCTTTATTAAATCTCTTCTTTTCATGCAACTTCAAGTTCAGCAACTTTACGCACGCAGGGAATAGTACCGCTCGTTAATTCTTGATAAATATCCTTTAAATTTTCCTTTAATTCTTCAAGGGATTCACCCTGAGTCTTATAGTCTGGATATTCTTCAAGGTACCCTATCCACATATCTCCATCTTGCCAATATACGTATTTTTTTCTCACCATAGTATTGCCTCCTGTATTTTTACTTTTCATCGAAATAGGG contains:
- a CDS encoding intermembrane phospholipid transport protein YdbH family protein, whose product is MDLNRKIAFRSIVIVFIIFSLLCGIYLFIPFFLEKKLLPSLAKSFGLSNFTCNVRKFSLTGLDLSSLQWGERESPSLSFDSVRFDYSLFGLFQKHVNKIIISGVEIRSEYKDGTFSIAGMDFNKLFQSPSDTKREKPANSQQQTMPISFGEFALRNATILLKSGDENFRIPLSIKAKPFATQGNETNSGYEAQLWLYPNLINPLPGVKIASQIAMDARYNFKTNDFGIQLNFTNMNIEYKELQIQNSLGNVPLTIEVTKKQDDIHMKFSRFCIMSPFPIELSMRQNTDCNLHISPEQMDMQGKIYVNINKELTSSNSRFWLKVADSESLPFTFKGKKRGSQWHFSLNSTGSDTPLQFHGQTEKIHLHPKIFSVCGKGKGSNGTTRFSMKVSHIKYDSDYMRINIPNFWIFGNSSIDNGQFSTIKAFAKVTDTEYHTGSLSVREIHAKIPLQWPYPSMETDKITSTNKPERYLNIDEIKYADMDVGRIFATPYQDRLNIFFAGQHKDLFPDFRVYFLGSAGMSNEGNFVSKVDFKTSEPEKAIKINLGKFSPQLTGMFFEGNLDMNGNCKFIGSTITSSALITMRNSKIEVPEKKIALEGIDFDLDMQDLYKFCSAPDQMLKFKRFAWGDIEMNEGEVEFQIESFSSFFLKKSSFSWCGGHVYTHGLRIKSGRREFDIICYCDRLKLATILKQFKAASADGEGSVNGRIPISYKDAKIKVHDGFLYSTPGEKGTISFRTDTLVSGASGVQQSIQMQIAREALKNFTYDWAKLSLLSQGDDLMIRMQMDGRPADLLPFGFSKAKGLVKIEEPRAHFQGIRFDINFKLPLDKMLYYGAGMSELLQSE
- a CDS encoding thioredoxin-like domain-containing protein, producing MPLAFAQKKKIPAPELAGGTAWLNVSKPLALADLKGKVVLLDFWTYCCINCMHIIPDLKKLEEKYPKELVIIGVHSAKFENERDAENIRQAILRYEIEHPVVNDSNFAIWDAYGARAWPTLVLIDPEGHVVGTDTGEGHYETLDKLIGQLISEYRSKNLINETAIPLSLEKYKLGEGILSFPGKVLADEASNRLFIADSNHNRIIIADLGGAVLDIAGNGKIGKSDGVFTEASFHHPQGMAIHGDHLYVADTENHLIRKLDLKAKTVKTIAGTGKQADFMDTGGMGMFSPLNSPWDLVFLDGQLYIAMAGAHQIWVMDLETAVFQPFAGSGREGRIDGPLDKAALAQPSGITVSGRRLYFADSEVSSIRYVDLEKKEVKTVVGKDLFVFGDVDGQGDEVRLQHPLGVLNHNGLIYIADTYNHKIKLLNPLDRTCRTFSGNGKAGHVDGKDPQFYEPGGLNIANNKLYVADTNNHAIRVVDMKTKEASTLQIKGLKTEVSQKVSESALPPFAKSLDLPLKTLKTDTEIQLTVNINLPKGYHLNPNAPLSYMVEAGKGIQIEQGNREVRLEKPALPIKISFKTGSEVLSTDLKVSVSFYYCREDNQGACFIDAVVWHQPIKIDKDTGDTAVALDYDVKLP
- a CDS encoding type II toxin-antitoxin system HicB family antitoxin → MVRKKYVYWQDGDMWIGYLEEYPDYKTQGESLEELKENLKDIYQELTSGTIPCVRKVAELEVA